The Pseudomonas sp. DG56-2 genome contains a region encoding:
- a CDS encoding GNAT family N-acetyltransferase, protein MTYLIRDAGTADLPGIRDIYNDAVLNTTAIWNEQPVDLANRQAWFNARRAQHFPILVAADSISDEVLGYASFGDWRPFEGFRHTVEHSVYIRNDQRGNGLGPKLMVALIERARACDKHVMVAAIESGNAASIRVHERLGFTLNGQMPQVGVKFGRWLDLTFMQLILNPGASPRALE, encoded by the coding sequence ATGACTTATCTGATTCGTGACGCCGGAACTGCCGATCTGCCGGGCATTCGCGACATCTACAACGACGCCGTGCTCAACACCACGGCGATCTGGAATGAACAACCCGTTGATCTAGCCAATCGCCAGGCCTGGTTCAATGCCCGCCGGGCCCAGCACTTCCCGATTCTGGTGGCGGCGGACAGCATCAGTGATGAAGTGCTCGGCTATGCTTCATTCGGTGACTGGCGACCCTTTGAAGGCTTTCGCCATACGGTCGAACACTCGGTTTATATCCGCAACGATCAACGCGGCAACGGCCTGGGCCCCAAGCTGATGGTGGCACTGATCGAGCGCGCCCGAGCGTGCGACAAGCATGTGATGGTCGCTGCCATCGAGAGCGGTAACGCGGCCTCGATCCGTGTGCACGAGCGCCTGGGTTTTACCCTGAACGGGCAAATGCCACAGGTGGGCGTCAAGTTCGGGCGCTGGCTCGACCTGACCTTTATGCAGTTGATCCTCAACCCCGGCGCCTCCCCACGCGCATTGGAGTGA
- a CDS encoding chaperone modulator CbpM, with protein MRSTLVVQLDMQTLCREADLPAAYVIEIVEHGIVEPSGRTPEEWLFDDQAAVLAKRAAKLQRELELEWEGVALALELLEEVQQLRSENSMLKQRLGRFVQD; from the coding sequence ATGCGCAGTACCCTGGTCGTTCAACTGGACATGCAGACCCTTTGTCGGGAAGCCGATCTACCGGCGGCCTATGTGATCGAAATCGTCGAACACGGCATTGTTGAACCTTCCGGGCGAACGCCGGAAGAGTGGTTGTTTGACGATCAGGCCGCGGTGTTGGCCAAACGCGCGGCGAAACTGCAGCGCGAGCTTGAGCTTGAGTGGGAAGGGGTGGCCCTGGCCCTGGAGTTGCTGGAAGAGGTTCAGCAACTGCGCAGTGAGAACAGCATGCTCAAACAGCGCCTGGGCAGGTTTGTACAAGACTGA
- a CDS encoding DMT family transporter encodes MNYAFPLLAILIWAGNTVITKMSAGAIFPAEIGFYRWLLAGLLFTPFLLRPMLRNWAHIRPNLGKIFILGVLGMAVYQSLAYFAAAVTSATNMGIILSLMPLMSLAMAIISLGLRLTFGALIGAVVSFIGVLVVVSGGDLGLLLQHGLNSGDALMLIATLAYALYSTLLKKWQLRLAPLLLLYLQVLVAIIVLFPLFLFSEKTGLGTGNIGLVLYACVLASMVAPLAWMQAVTRLGPSRTTLFFNLLPAITAVIAALVLNEQLALYHLVGGLMTLAGVILAERWKTPVRPVPATTRQP; translated from the coding sequence ATGAATTATGCGTTTCCGCTGTTGGCTATCCTGATCTGGGCCGGCAACACCGTGATCACCAAAATGTCGGCCGGGGCCATTTTTCCCGCCGAAATCGGTTTCTATCGCTGGCTGCTGGCCGGGCTGTTGTTCACGCCCTTCCTGCTGAGGCCGATGCTGCGCAACTGGGCGCACATCCGCCCGAACCTGGGCAAGATCTTCATTCTCGGCGTGCTGGGTATGGCGGTGTACCAGAGCCTGGCCTATTTCGCCGCCGCCGTAACCAGTGCGACCAACATGGGCATCATCCTCTCGTTGATGCCGCTGATGTCCCTGGCAATGGCCATCATCAGTCTGGGCCTGCGCTTGACCTTCGGCGCCTTGATCGGGGCGGTGGTGTCTTTTATCGGCGTGTTGGTCGTGGTGTCAGGCGGCGACCTGGGATTGCTCCTGCAACATGGCCTTAACAGCGGCGATGCGCTGATGCTGATCGCCACGCTGGCCTATGCGCTATACAGCACCTTACTGAAGAAATGGCAGCTACGGCTTGCGCCACTGCTCTTGCTGTACCTGCAGGTACTGGTGGCGATCATTGTGCTGTTCCCGCTGTTTCTGTTCTCGGAAAAGACCGGTCTGGGCACCGGCAACATAGGGTTGGTGCTGTACGCCTGCGTGCTCGCCTCGATGGTTGCACCACTGGCCTGGATGCAAGCCGTTACCCGCCTGGGGCCAAGCCGCACCACGCTGTTTTTCAACCTGCTGCCGGCAATCACGGCGGTGATCGCGGCCTTGGTATTGAATGAACAGCTAGCGCTGTATCACCTGGTCGGCGGCCTGATGACCCTGGCCGGCGTAATCCTTGCCGAACGCTGGAAAACCCCAGTGCGTCCGGTTCCCGCTACAACCCGGCAGCCTTGA
- a CDS encoding Hsp70 family protein yields the protein MSDASPARACGIDFGTSNSTVGWHRPGEESLIALEDGKITLPSVVFFNIEERRPAYGRLALHEYLEGYEGRLMRSLKSLLGSKLIKHDTSVLGTALPFKDLLGMFIGELKKRAEANAGRTFDEVVLGRPVHFVDDDQAADQEAEDTLAEVAKKIGFKEVSFQYEPIAAAFDYESSIQGEELVLIVDIGGGTSDFSLVRLAPERHMIDDRQSDILATGGVHIGGTDFDKQLSLQGVMPLFGYGSRMKSGAFMPTSHHMNLATWHTINSVYSQKSQLALGSMRYDIEDTNGIDRLFKLIEQRAGHWLAMEVEETKIELTHTDSRLVDLKRVEAGLSVDLSRALFEASIDNLLERVRGSVSELLSKAGVGVAQVDTVFFTGGSSGIPALRQSVAAMLPNARHVEGNIFGSIGSGLAIEARKRYG from the coding sequence ATGAGTGACGCATCCCCGGCCCGTGCCTGCGGCATCGACTTTGGCACCTCCAATTCCACCGTCGGCTGGCATCGCCCTGGCGAGGAATCGTTGATCGCCCTGGAAGACGGCAAGATCACCCTGCCGTCGGTAGTGTTCTTCAATATCGAGGAGCGCCGCCCGGCCTACGGCCGGCTTGCCCTGCACGAATACCTCGAAGGTTATGAAGGCCGTCTGATGCGCTCGCTCAAGAGCCTGCTGGGCTCCAAGCTGATCAAGCACGACACCAGCGTGCTTGGCACCGCACTGCCGTTCAAGGACCTGCTGGGCATGTTCATCGGCGAACTGAAGAAGCGCGCCGAAGCCAACGCTGGCCGAACTTTCGATGAAGTCGTGCTTGGCCGCCCGGTACATTTTGTCGATGACGACCAGGCTGCCGACCAAGAAGCCGAAGATACCCTCGCGGAAGTTGCGAAGAAAATCGGCTTCAAAGAAGTGTCATTCCAATATGAACCGATTGCCGCAGCGTTCGACTATGAGTCGAGCATTCAGGGTGAAGAGCTGGTATTGATCGTCGACATCGGCGGTGGTACCTCGGATTTCTCTCTGGTACGCCTGGCCCCTGAGCGCCATATGATCGATGACCGTCAAAGTGACATTCTAGCCACGGGCGGCGTACACATCGGCGGTACCGACTTCGATAAGCAACTGAGCCTGCAAGGCGTGATGCCGCTGTTCGGCTACGGCAGCCGGATGAAAAGCGGCGCGTTCATGCCCACCAGTCACCACATGAACCTGGCCACCTGGCACACGATCAACTCGGTCTATTCGCAAAAATCCCAGCTGGCGCTGGGCAGCATGCGCTATGACATCGAAGACACCAATGGTATCGACCGCCTGTTCAAACTGATCGAACAGCGTGCCGGCCACTGGCTGGCCATGGAAGTGGAAGAAACCAAGATCGAGCTGACCCATACCGACAGCCGCCTGGTAGACCTCAAGCGCGTCGAGGCCGGACTGAGCGTGGACCTGTCCCGCGCACTGTTCGAGGCCTCTATCGATAACCTGCTCGAGCGGGTTCGCGGCAGTGTCAGCGAGCTGCTGAGCAAGGCTGGCGTTGGTGTCGCCCAAGTGGATACGGTGTTCTTTACTGGCGGCTCCAGCGGCATTCCGGCGTTGCGCCAGAGTGTGGCGGCCATGCTGCCCAATGCACGCCATGTTGAAGGCAATATCTTTGGCAGCATCGGCAGCGGTCTGGCAATTGAGGCGCGTAAACGCTACGGCTGA
- the cbpA gene encoding curved DNA-binding protein codes for MDFKDYYKILGVEPTADDKAIKTAYRKLARKYHPDVSKERDAEEKFKEANEAYEALSNPEKRAEYDELRKYGQHGRPFQGPPGWENRSSGGFEGGDFSDFFSSIFGARGGNGNPFGRGQQRSAGRRGQDVEMELAIFLEETLSGESKQISFQVPQYNAHGQRTGFTTKTLNVKIPAGVTDGEKIRLKGQGASGIGGGANGDLFLTVRMAPHPLFDVEGHDLIITVPLAPWEAALGTKVAVPTLTGKINLTIRPDSQSGQRLRVKGMGLANKQGERGDLYAQLKVVMPSQSDDATRELWSKLAQKAAFNPRTQWSN; via the coding sequence ATGGACTTCAAAGACTATTACAAAATACTTGGCGTAGAGCCCACTGCGGATGACAAGGCGATCAAGACCGCCTACCGCAAGCTTGCGCGCAAGTATCACCCCGACGTCAGCAAAGAACGCGACGCCGAAGAAAAATTCAAGGAAGCCAACGAGGCCTATGAGGCCTTGAGCAACCCGGAAAAACGCGCCGAGTACGACGAGCTGCGCAAGTACGGTCAGCATGGCCGTCCGTTTCAGGGGCCGCCGGGCTGGGAAAACCGCAGTTCGGGCGGATTCGAAGGGGGCGACTTTTCCGACTTCTTCAGCTCGATCTTCGGTGCACGTGGCGGCAACGGCAATCCTTTTGGCCGCGGCCAGCAACGTAGCGCCGGTCGGCGAGGGCAAGACGTGGAAATGGAACTGGCGATTTTCCTTGAGGAAACCCTGTCCGGCGAATCCAAGCAAATCAGCTTCCAGGTTCCGCAGTACAACGCCCATGGCCAGCGTACCGGTTTCACCACCAAGACCCTGAACGTGAAAATTCCGGCCGGTGTAACCGACGGCGAGAAAATTCGCCTCAAGGGCCAGGGTGCTTCGGGTATTGGCGGCGGCGCCAACGGCGACCTGTTCCTGACCGTTCGCATGGCACCGCACCCGCTGTTCGATGTCGAAGGTCATGACCTGATCATCACCGTGCCTCTGGCACCCTGGGAAGCCGCGCTTGGCACCAAGGTGGCGGTACCGACGCTGACCGGCAAGATCAACCTGACCATTCGTCCGGACAGTCAGAGCGGCCAACGCCTGCGCGTCAAGGGCATGGGCCTGGCGAACAAGCAGGGCGAGCGTGGTGATCTCTACGCGCAGTTGAAAGTGGTAATGCCTAGCCAGAGCGACGACGCAACCCGCGAGTTGTGGAGCAAGTTGGCGCAAAAGGCAGCGTTCAATCCGAGGACTCAATGGAGTAACTGA
- a CDS encoding triacylglycerol lipase has translation MAQGLATRYPLVLVPGMLGFVRLLLYPYWFGIVSALRRGGAKVFAIQVSPLNSTEVRGEQLLQIIEDIRRRTGADKVNLLGHSQGALTARYAAAKRPQWVASVTSIAGPNHGSELADYVLEHYPADSARGRLLKALLHALGILMGWLETGWRGPRLPIDVRASHHALTCAGVAVFNQSYPQGLPSTWGAEGAAEVNGVRYYSWSGTLQPGLTDKGLNRLDGSNRFCRLFARTFVRESGQCDGMVGRYSSHLGQVIGDDYPLDHLDIVNQSLGAVGKGADPLRLFTEHAARLKAAGL, from the coding sequence ATGGCCCAAGGGCTCGCCACGCGTTATCCACTGGTGCTGGTACCGGGCATGCTCGGCTTTGTTCGACTGCTGCTGTACCCCTACTGGTTCGGTATCGTTTCAGCGCTGCGCCGGGGCGGCGCCAAGGTCTTCGCTATTCAGGTATCACCGCTCAATTCCACCGAGGTGCGCGGTGAGCAGTTGCTGCAGATCATTGAAGACATTCGGCGCCGTACGGGGGCCGACAAGGTCAATTTGCTCGGCCACAGTCAGGGCGCACTTACCGCCCGCTATGCGGCGGCCAAACGACCGCAATGGGTGGCTTCGGTGACCTCCATTGCCGGCCCCAACCACGGCTCGGAGCTGGCTGACTATGTGTTGGAACATTACCCCGCCGACAGCGCCCGAGGGCGTTTGCTCAAGGCCTTGCTGCATGCACTCGGGATCCTGATGGGCTGGCTCGAAACCGGCTGGCGCGGCCCCCGGTTGCCCATCGATGTGCGCGCTTCGCACCATGCCCTGACCTGCGCTGGCGTTGCCGTGTTCAATCAGTCTTATCCACAGGGTTTGCCCAGCACGTGGGGCGCAGAGGGGGCGGCCGAAGTCAACGGCGTGCGTTATTACTCCTGGTCCGGGACGTTGCAGCCCGGTTTGACTGACAAGGGCTTGAACCGCCTGGATGGCAGCAACCGATTCTGTCGCTTGTTTGCGCGCACCTTCGTGCGCGAGTCCGGACAGTGCGATGGCATGGTCGGGCGCTACAGCTCGCACCTGGGCCAGGTGATCGGCGATGACTACCCGCTCGACCACCTGGATATCGTCAATCAGTCATTGGGCGCGGTAGGCAAGGGCGCCGATCCGCTAAGGCTGTTCACCGAGCATGCGGCGCGACTCAAGGCTGCCGGGTTGTAG
- a CDS encoding bacterioferritin — translation MSTVELTDVKTLRERARQHVEQGAVTEGYSADREKILRLLNESLATEWVCALRYKRHYYMASGIKASVAADEFLEHATQELEHADKLAERIVQLGGEPDLNPDNLSKNSHAQYVAGSNLKEMVLEDLIAERIAIDSYREIIQYIGESDPTTRRIFEDILAQEEEHADDMADLLKGL, via the coding sequence ATGAGCACCGTTGAACTGACCGATGTGAAAACCTTGCGCGAACGTGCGCGCCAGCATGTCGAACAAGGCGCCGTGACCGAAGGCTACAGCGCCGACCGAGAAAAAATCCTGCGCCTGCTCAATGAGTCGCTGGCCACCGAGTGGGTCTGCGCATTGCGCTACAAACGGCACTACTACATGGCCAGCGGGATCAAGGCCAGCGTAGCCGCTGACGAGTTTCTCGAACACGCCACCCAGGAACTCGAGCATGCCGACAAGCTAGCTGAACGCATCGTGCAGTTGGGCGGCGAGCCGGACCTCAACCCCGACAACTTGAGTAAAAACTCCCATGCCCAATACGTTGCCGGCAGCAATCTCAAGGAAATGGTCCTCGAGGACCTGATTGCCGAACGGATCGCCATCGACAGCTACCGCGAAATCATCCAGTACATTGGGGAATCCGACCCAACGACCCGACGCATCTTCGAAGACATCCTGGCGCAGGAAGAAGAACACGCCGACGACATGGCGGACCTGCTCAAAGGGCTTTGA
- the osmE gene encoding osmotically-inducible lipoprotein OsmE, whose translation MYKQTLAILLATTALTACGSRPENPVDYVTYRDAPLVKQVQDGMTMQRVIAIGGSPSTVIDLPHGGTCNNYILNHEGKQQAYYVRFDATGHVDDKGFKTCEQRQQDDDAVEKAKAKV comes from the coding sequence ATGTACAAACAGACCCTGGCAATCCTTCTGGCCACCACAGCCCTGACTGCGTGCGGCAGCCGTCCGGAAAATCCCGTCGACTACGTCACCTACCGTGACGCACCCCTGGTGAAACAAGTGCAGGACGGCATGACCATGCAACGGGTCATTGCCATTGGCGGCAGCCCTTCCACGGTGATCGACCTGCCTCATGGTGGCACCTGCAACAACTACATCCTCAACCATGAAGGCAAGCAACAGGCCTACTACGTGCGCTTTGATGCCACCGGGCATGTCGACGACAAGGGTTTCAAGACCTGCGAACAACGTCAGCAAGATGACGACGCCGTCGAGAAGGCCAAAGCCAAGGTATAA
- the urtE gene encoding urea ABC transporter ATP-binding subunit UrtE: MLKIDSLHQYYGGSHILRGLSFEAKVGEVTCLLGRNGVGKTTLLRCLMGLLPTREGSVHWEGKTITALKPHQRVQAGIAYVPQGREIFPRLSVEENLLMGLSRFGASQAKSVPPFIYELFPVLLQMKHRRGGDLSGGQQQQLAIGRALASKPRLLILDEPTEGIQPSVIKEIGAVISKLAARGDMAILLVEQFYDFAAELADQYLVMSRGEIVQAGRGENMAAEGVRGLVTI; the protein is encoded by the coding sequence ATGCTGAAAATTGACTCTCTGCACCAATATTACGGTGGCAGCCATATTCTTCGCGGCCTGTCGTTCGAGGCCAAGGTGGGTGAGGTCACCTGCCTGCTGGGTCGCAACGGTGTTGGCAAGACCACGTTGCTGCGCTGCCTGATGGGCCTGCTGCCCACCCGCGAAGGCAGCGTGCACTGGGAAGGCAAGACCATCACCGCACTCAAGCCACACCAGCGCGTGCAGGCCGGGATTGCCTATGTACCTCAGGGCCGGGAGATTTTTCCGCGTTTGAGCGTTGAAGAAAACCTGCTGATGGGGCTGTCGCGCTTCGGCGCCAGTCAGGCCAAAAGCGTCCCGCCATTCATCTATGAGCTGTTCCCCGTCCTGCTGCAAATGAAGCACCGCCGTGGTGGGGACTTATCGGGTGGCCAGCAACAGCAACTGGCAATCGGCCGCGCCCTGGCCAGCAAGCCCCGTTTACTGATCCTCGATGAGCCTACAGAAGGTATCCAACCCTCGGTCATCAAGGAGATCGGTGCGGTTATCAGTAAGCTGGCCGCCCGAGGGGACATGGCCATCCTGCTGGTCGAGCAGTTCTACGACTTTGCCGCCGAGCTGGCTGACCAGTACCTGGTGATGTCCCGGGGCGAAATTGTTCAGGCCGGACGCGGCGAAAACATGGCGGCCGAAGGTGTACGCGGCCTGGTAACCATTTAA
- a CDS encoding helix-turn-helix domain-containing protein: protein MSRKYVNIPTFTALPAPVYFRYDEFGADTHGPAHRHDWGQLNYTAHGIMHLEIDGQRFVSPPHYAVWVPPGTEHSCYNPQAIVYRSVYLDRALCQALPAQPCTLVISEILKAILGDFARRDVNIPEDDADRRLAQVLVDQLRQAPTQTCFLPFARSAGLDGILQALQAAPADNRPLADWAASVHVSERTLARQFLRELGISFGEWRLRLRFLRAIDALEQNLPIQQIAYDLGYSSPSAFIAMFQRHANCTPEQYRRQARTATMPAR from the coding sequence ATGTCGCGCAAATACGTCAATATCCCTACATTCACCGCCTTACCGGCACCGGTCTATTTCCGCTACGACGAGTTCGGCGCCGATACTCATGGCCCTGCGCATCGTCATGACTGGGGGCAACTCAATTACACCGCCCACGGCATCATGCACCTGGAAATAGACGGGCAGCGTTTTGTCTCGCCGCCGCACTATGCAGTCTGGGTGCCACCAGGCACTGAACACAGTTGCTACAACCCCCAGGCCATCGTCTACCGCTCGGTGTACCTGGATCGTGCGCTGTGTCAGGCATTGCCGGCGCAGCCGTGCACACTGGTCATCAGCGAGATCCTCAAGGCCATCCTCGGCGACTTTGCCCGGCGTGACGTCAATATTCCCGAGGATGACGCGGATCGGCGACTGGCTCAGGTGCTGGTCGATCAACTGCGCCAGGCACCCACCCAAACCTGCTTTCTGCCCTTCGCTCGCAGTGCCGGCCTGGATGGCATTCTCCAGGCGTTGCAGGCTGCTCCTGCGGACAACCGGCCATTGGCCGATTGGGCCGCCAGTGTCCATGTCAGTGAACGCACCTTGGCGCGTCAATTTTTGCGTGAGTTGGGCATCAGCTTTGGCGAGTGGCGTTTGCGTCTGCGCTTTCTTCGGGCGATCGACGCGCTGGAGCAGAACCTGCCGATCCAGCAGATTGCCTATGACCTGGGCTACAGCAGCCCCTCGGCGTTTATTGCCATGTTCCAGCGTCATGCCAACTGCACGCCAGAGCAATATCGACGTCAGGCTCGTACTGCCACTATGCCTGCCCGGTGA
- a CDS encoding GNAT family N-acetyltransferase, with the protein MNAAHLNRVTHESFTHYRDGLVTLLLDAVRHGASVGFLEHIDAQQANSYLDEVKQRMISGELLLWVVSNNQEVLGSVQLGLCQKLNGLNRAEVQKLLVHNSARRRGLGQQLMQALEASARQKQRGLLYLDTEAGSGAEAFYQSLGYTKAGEIPQYACSPDGTYRPTALYYKLL; encoded by the coding sequence ATGAATGCAGCGCACCTCAATCGTGTCACCCATGAAAGCTTTACTCACTACCGCGACGGTTTGGTGACGTTGTTGCTTGATGCCGTACGCCACGGCGCTTCGGTAGGCTTTCTGGAACACATTGATGCGCAGCAGGCCAACAGCTACCTCGATGAAGTCAAACAGCGCATGATCAGCGGTGAGCTTCTGCTTTGGGTTGTCAGCAACAACCAGGAAGTATTGGGCAGTGTGCAGTTGGGGTTGTGCCAGAAGCTCAACGGCCTGAACCGCGCCGAGGTGCAAAAGTTACTGGTGCATAACTCGGCCCGGCGCCGGGGGTTGGGGCAGCAGTTGATGCAGGCGCTGGAAGCCTCGGCACGGCAGAAGCAGCGCGGCTTGCTGTACCTCGATACCGAGGCTGGCTCGGGGGCCGAGGCCTTCTATCAGTCGCTTGGCTATACCAAAGCCGGGGAAATTCCCCAGTACGCCTGCAGCCCAGACGGCACCTATCGGCCCACAGCCCTGTATTACAAATTACTCTAA
- a CDS encoding AI-2E family transporter, whose amino-acid sequence MTFTPRQIKMASWIIVFAGLLLVLPLKLLPSLLAGLLVFELVNMLTPKLQHLIAGERARWLAVALLGTLVVSTLSLLFAGAISFLLHEAENPGASLDKFMLLVDQARGQLPPFVDAYLPASAAEFKVAIGVWLKTHLGELQLVGKGAAHMFVTLLIGMILGAIVALQRLPDISRRKPLAAALFNRLALLVQAFRNIVFAQIKISLLNTFFTGIFLAVVLPMFDVHLPLTKTLIVLTFLLGLLPVIGNLISNTLITIVGLSLSIWVAMAALGYLIVIHKVEYFLNARIVGGQISAKSWELLLAMLVCEAAFGLPGVVAGPIYYAYLKSELRQAELV is encoded by the coding sequence ATGACCTTTACCCCGCGCCAGATCAAAATGGCCAGTTGGATCATCGTTTTCGCCGGCCTGCTGCTGGTGCTTCCGCTCAAGTTGTTGCCCAGCCTGTTGGCGGGCCTGCTGGTGTTCGAGCTGGTCAATATGCTCACCCCCAAGTTGCAGCATTTGATTGCTGGAGAGCGTGCGCGCTGGTTGGCGGTGGCGTTGCTCGGCACCCTGGTGGTCAGCACCCTGTCGTTGCTGTTTGCCGGCGCGATCAGCTTTTTGCTGCACGAGGCCGAGAATCCTGGCGCATCGCTGGACAAGTTCATGCTGCTGGTGGATCAGGCTCGCGGACAGTTGCCGCCCTTCGTTGATGCCTACTTGCCCGCCAGCGCAGCGGAGTTCAAGGTGGCTATCGGTGTATGGCTCAAGACCCACCTGGGAGAGTTGCAACTGGTGGGCAAGGGCGCTGCGCATATGTTCGTCACCTTGTTGATCGGGATGATCCTTGGCGCAATTGTGGCGTTGCAGCGTCTGCCTGATATCTCCCGTCGTAAACCGCTGGCCGCGGCGCTGTTCAATCGCCTGGCGCTGCTGGTGCAGGCGTTTCGCAATATCGTTTTCGCGCAGATAAAGATTTCCCTGCTCAACACCTTTTTCACCGGGATCTTCCTGGCGGTGGTGTTGCCGATGTTCGATGTGCACCTGCCGCTGACCAAAACCCTGATTGTGCTGACGTTCCTACTGGGCTTGCTACCGGTGATCGGTAATCTGATCTCCAACACCTTGATCACTATCGTCGGTTTGTCGTTGTCGATCTGGGTGGCCATGGCGGCGCTGGGCTATCTGATTGTTATCCACAAGGTCGAGTATTTTCTCAACGCACGGATTGTCGGTGGGCAGATCAGCGCCAAGTCGTGGGAACTGCTCTTGGCGATGCTGGTATGTGAGGCGGCGTTCGGGTTGCCGGGAGTGGTGGCGGGGCCGATCTACTATGCCTACCTCAAGAGTGAGCTGAGGCAGGCTGAGCTGGTGTAA